From the genome of Salvelinus namaycush isolate Seneca chromosome 10, SaNama_1.0, whole genome shotgun sequence, one region includes:
- the cilp2 gene encoding cartilage intermediate layer protein 1, translated as MWDFTEMTLLLSFLVAVAVAQGPIWNSSLFKKWNQTERSRKLAYNTLTEPQQTTGVTEWTSWFNIDHPGGNGDYERLEAIRFYYRERVCARPVTMEARTTDWVAAAETGEVTHSSLEKGFWCINKEQPYGRICSNYHVRFQCPPAKWTHWSPWGACSVTCGKGRRIRRRTCVRTSVTVQCVGRAAEIQKCGKNPCPPNCNRECPKGRPSEDCSRCVCEGHVLQGEVLSMSGVPVAGARIALASQPKIIHARTDAKGLFRLPGVCSSSPTQLYIHKEKFAPVTASTSSNSTGSSWVRAVLKSAEKPYVVKHPEDKVRYEGQRVMLCCKATGSPMPDKYYWYHNGTLLDRNVFKYEEDLLLRGLKPEQTGHYYCKASSQTGSSKSSQAFLTVIAKGTPACNPTPENHLIRLPMDCVQPGTDSKLYNAGRCPHNKCAGSLDFDLRCRDGGGYCCGVQKMESRVIDCGSYSLPIKAVTECGCQKCVVPKVLVRGRVVTADNDEPLRFGHMYIGKERVGTTGYKGGFTLNITPDTERLVVNFVDPTQKFIDTPKVFIFDRRGGYVYHDVKVMRKQEPIDINAGETNTIDLTDFKGEDPIGQIVIPPNSFHKNNGEVYKGTVKASVTFIDPRNITTAAAAPGDLNFVDDEGDMLPLRTYGMFSVDFRDEANQEVLGAGAVQVLLDTQHVKMQAHIPKMKLWSLNPDTGIWEEESDFHYTQATSGGNGRSKREERTFLIGNMEIRERRLFNLDVPENRRCYVKVRAYMNDKFLNTEQLEGVVISLINLEPKPGFSSNPRAWGRFDSVITGPNGACLPAFCDAQVPDAYTAYVTGIMGGEELEAAPSTPKMNPNIIGVSQPYLDKIDYQRSDHDDPALKKTAFRINLAKPNPNNVEETNGPIYPYQSLIDCENAGVDANHFRFFRVEKDKYEYNVVPFQENDLTSWTGDYHSWWPNPQEFRACYIKVKIQGQKEVMIRSQNHGGTHPETAGQLYGIRDIRSTRDMHVANTSAACLEFKCSGMLFDQAAVDRSLISVLPQGNCRRVGINSLLKEYLTKHPPTSPNNESHAFNMLGPVDPLGHNYGIYTVTDQNPRVAKEIAIGRCFDGTSDGFSREMKSDTGVALTFSCPERTVTRESLFQRLQTNPSQTLSQMARDMREAQGLQVRGRSSRVVTYPSGSSSRRSSSSTRRRSAMRAQDRQ; from the exons ATGTGGGACTTTACAGAGATGACACTACTCCTGTCTTTCCTGGTGGCAGTGGCAGTGGCTCAAG GACCCATCTGGAACAGCTCTCTGTTTAAGAAGTGGAACCAGACAGAAAGGAGCAGGAAGCTGGCCTACAACACACTGACCGAGCCACAGCAGACCACAG GTGTGACTGAATGGACGTCCTGGTTCAACATCGACCATCCAGGGGGGAATGGAGACTACGAGCGGTTAGAGGCCATCCGGTTCTACTACAGGGAGAGGGTGTGTGCCCGGCCGGTGACCATGGAGGCCCGCACCACAGACTgggtagcagcagcagagactgggGAGGTGACCCACTCCAGCCTGGAGAAGGGCTTCTGGTGCATCAACAAGGAGCAGCCCTACGGACGCATCTGCTCCAACTACCACGTCCGCTTCCAGTGCCCACCAG CCAAGTGGACTCATTGGAGTCCATGGGGAGCATGCTCGGTGACCTGTGGCAAGGGTCGCAGGATCAGGAGGAGGACCTGTGTGAGAACCTCTGTAACAGTGCAGTGTGTGGGACGAGCGGCGGAAATCCAGAAATGTGGGAAAAATCCATGCCCAC CCAATTGTAATCGCGAGTGTCCCAAAGGTCGGCCCAGTGAGGACTGCAGTcgctgtgtgtgtgagggccACGTGCTCCAGGGAGAGGTCCTCAGTATGTCCGGTGTCCCTGTAGCGGGGGCCAGGATAGCGCTGGCCAGCCAGCCCAAGATCATCCACGCCCGCACTGACGCCAAAGGCCTCTTCAGACTCCCAGGGGTCTGCTCCAGCTCCCCCACCCAGCTCTACATTCACAAGGAGAAGTTTGCCCCTGTTACCGCCTCCACCTCCAGCAACAGCACTGGGTCATCCTGGGTACGGGCGGTCCTAAAGTCTGCAG AGAAGCCATATGTTGTAAAGCACCCGGAGGACAAAGTGCGCTACGAGGGACAGCGTGTGATGTTGTGCTGCAAGGCAACAGGGTCGCCCATGCCTGACAAATACTACTG GTACCACAATGGGACCCTACTGGATAGGAATGTGTTTAAATACGAAGAGGATCTGCTGTTGAGAGGCCTGAAGCCAGAGCAGACTGGACATTACTACTGTAAAGCCAGCAGCCAAACAGGCAGCAGCAAGTCTTCGCAGGCATTCCTCACTGTTATCG CTAAAGGCACACCGGCATGCAACCCCACTCCTGAGAACCACCTCATCAGACTGCCCATGGACTGTGTTCAGCCTGGGACGGACTCTAAGTTATACAACGCCGGCCGCTGCCCCCACAACAAGTGTGCAGGCTCCCTGGACTTCGACCTGCGCTGCAGGGATGGAGGTGGCTACTGTTGTGGGGTCCAGAAGATGGAGAGCCGGGTAATAGACTGTGGGAGCTACAGCCTGCCCATCAAGGCTGTAACTGAGTGTGGCTGCCAGAAGTGTGTAGTGCCCAAGGTGCTGGTACGTGGCAGGGTGGTCACAGCAGACAACGATGAACCACTGCGTTTTGGGCACATGTACATTGGCAAGGAGAGAGTAGGCACCACAGGGTACAAAGGAGGCTTCACACTCAATATAACCCCAGACACAGAGAGGCTGGTAGTCAACTTTGTGGATCCCACGCAGAAGTTCATTGACACTCCTAAGGTGTTTATCTTCGACAGGAGAGGGGGGTATGTTTACCATGACGTGAAGGTGATGAGAAAGCAGGAACCTATTGATATCAATGCTGGAGAGACAAATACCATTGACTTAACAGATTTTAAAGGGGAGGACCCTATTGGACAGATCGTCATACCTCCAAATTCTTTCCACAAGAATAATGGGGAGGTGTACAAAGGTACAGTGAAAGCCAGTGTCACCTTCATTGACCCCAGGAACATCACCACAGCTGCTGCAGCTCCTGGTGACCTCAACTTTGTGGACGATGAGGGTGACATGCTTCCACTGAGGACATATGGGATGTTTTCTGTTGACTTCAGAGATGAGGCGAACCAGGAAGTCCTGGGGGCTGGAGCGGTCCAAGTACTCCTAGACACGCAGCATGTCAAAATGCAAGCTCACATTCCCAAAATGAAACTGTGGTCCCTCAACCCAGACACAGGCATCTGGGAGGAGGAGAGTGACTTTCACTACACTCAGGCCACATCTGGTGGTAATGGGAGGAGCAAGCGAGAGGAGCGTACTTTCCTCATAGGTAACATGGAAATCAGGGAGCGTCGACTTTTCAACCTGGACGTGCCTGAGAACCGCCGCTGCTACGTCAAAGTGCGGGCGTACATGAATGACAAGTTCCTGAACACTGAGCAGCTGGAAGGTGTGGTCATCAGCCTGATAAACCTGGAGCCCAAGCCTGGCTTCTCCTCTAACCCCAGAGCATGGGGTCGCTTTGACAGTGTGATAACCGGACCCAATGGAGCTTGCCTGCCAGCCTTCTGTGATGCCCAGGTGCCTGATGCTTACACAGCTTATGTCACAGGAATTATGGGtggtgaagagctggaggcagctcccTCAACCCCCAAGATGAACCCAAACATCATTGGAGTGTCTCAGCCATACTTAGACAAGATAGACTACCAGCGATCAGACCACGATGATCCAGCTCTCAAGAAAACAGCCTTCAGAATCAACTTGGCAAAACCCAACCCCAACAATGTGGAAGAGACCAATGGACCAATATACCCTTATCAGAGTTTAATAGACTGTGAAAATGCTGGAGTCGATGCAAACCACTTCCGATTCTTCAGAGTGGAAAAGGACAAATACGAATACAATGTTGTACCCTTCCAAGAGAACGACTTAACATCGTGGACGGGTGACTACCACTCCTGGTGGCCCAACCCTCAGGAGTTCAGGGCTTGCTACATCAAGGTCAAGATCCAGGGGCAAAAGGAGGTCATGATAAGGTCACAGAACCATGGAGGCACCCACCCTGAGACCGCAGGTCAGCTGTACGGTATAAGAGACATCCGCAGCACCCGTGACATGCATGTGGCCAACACCTCCGCAGCTTGCCTCGAGTTCAAGTGCAGTGGCATGCTCTTCGACCAAGCCGCAGTCGACAGGTCCCTCATATCAGTCCTCCCACAGGGCAACTGTCGGAGAGTGGGCATCAACAGCCTGCTAAAGGAGTACCTGACCAAGCACCCCCCTACCTCACCGAACAACGAGTCCCATGCCTTCAACATGCTGGGCCCTGTCGACCCCTTGGGGCACAACTATGGCATTTACACGGTCACAGACCAGAACCCTAGGGTGGCAAAAGAGATCGCCATCGGACGCTGCTTTGACGGTACCTCTGACGGGTTCTCCAGGGAGATGAAGTCAGACACTGGAGTTGCTCTGACCTTCAGCTGCCCAGAAAGGACTGTGACCAGGGAGAGTCTCTTCCAACGCCTCCAGACGAACCCCAGTCAGACTCTTTCTCAGATGGCCCGGGACATGCGGGAGGCGCAGGGGCTGCAGGTTCGGGGAAGGTCCTCCCGGGTGGTGACCTACCCCTCTGGGTCCAGCAGCCGCAGATCCAGCTCCTCTACAAGGAGGAGATCCGCGATGCGGGCACAGGACAGGCAGTAG